A DNA window from Niabella yanshanensis contains the following coding sequences:
- a CDS encoding bifunctional UDP-3-O-[3-hydroxymyristoyl] N-acetylglucosamine deacetylase/3-hydroxyacyl-ACP dehydratase: MGSNFNPDKQHTLKKSVNISGTGLHTGILADVTLKPANAGFGFQFQRVDLPNKPIIKADCDLVTDTSRGTTLEANGAKVSTVEHLLAALVGMGIDNCLIEINGPEVPIMDGSSMPYIEIIEEAGVEEQNAAKAWYSIDENLYLTDEDKRVEMVIMPAREYQITTLIDFNSPVLGTQHAELKTMRNFKDKISSCRTFCFLHELEMLLDHNLIKGGDVNNAIVVVDKPVGDAELDRLKKIFKKDDIEVKSEGYLNNLELRFPNEPARHKLLDIVGDLALIGYPVKGRVIANRPGHSSNVAFAKMIKKHIKANKHIKDVPSYDPTTPAVYDIQHIEKTLPHRFPFLLVDKVIELTDEKIVGIKNVTFNEWFFQGHFPQNPVFPGVLQIEALAQCGGMLAINLSPEGQYDTYFLKIDNCKFKNMVRPGDTLILKMELTAPIRRGICEMKGTTYVGNKVCCEADLVAQIVKR; encoded by the coding sequence ATGGGCAGTAATTTCAATCCTGATAAACAACACACGTTAAAAAAATCAGTGAATATAAGTGGCACGGGTTTGCATACCGGTATATTGGCTGATGTAACGCTGAAACCGGCCAATGCTGGTTTTGGATTCCAGTTTCAAAGGGTTGATTTGCCCAATAAGCCCATTATTAAAGCGGATTGTGATCTGGTTACAGACACAAGCCGGGGTACAACCCTGGAGGCTAATGGCGCCAAAGTGAGTACGGTAGAACACCTGCTGGCGGCTTTGGTAGGCATGGGAATTGATAACTGCCTGATTGAAATAAATGGTCCGGAAGTGCCGATAATGGATGGCAGCTCTATGCCCTATATAGAAATTATTGAAGAAGCAGGAGTGGAAGAGCAAAATGCAGCAAAAGCATGGTATTCAATTGACGAAAATCTTTATCTTACTGATGAAGATAAGCGGGTTGAAATGGTGATCATGCCTGCCCGGGAATATCAGATAACCACGTTGATCGATTTTAATTCACCGGTTTTAGGCACCCAGCATGCAGAATTAAAAACCATGCGGAATTTTAAAGATAAAATTTCTTCCTGCCGTACTTTCTGTTTCCTGCATGAACTGGAAATGTTGTTAGATCACAACCTCATTAAAGGAGGTGACGTAAACAATGCCATAGTGGTGGTTGATAAACCCGTAGGCGATGCGGAGTTAGATCGCCTGAAGAAAATTTTTAAGAAAGATGACATCGAAGTTAAAAGTGAAGGGTACCTCAATAACCTGGAACTTCGCTTTCCCAATGAACCGGCCAGGCATAAATTGTTAGATATAGTGGGCGATCTGGCGCTGATTGGCTACCCCGTAAAAGGACGGGTTATCGCAAATCGCCCGGGGCATAGCTCCAATGTGGCTTTTGCAAAAATGATCAAAAAGCATATCAAGGCCAATAAGCATATCAAGGATGTACCCAGCTACGATCCTACCACGCCTGCGGTTTACGATATCCAGCATATTGAAAAAACATTGCCACACCGCTTTCCTTTTTTACTGGTAGATAAGGTAATAGAGCTAACGGATGAGAAAATTGTAGGGATTAAAAATGTAACCTTTAATGAGTGGTTTTTCCAGGGACATTTCCCCCAAAACCCGGTTTTCCCTGGTGTATTACAAATAGAGGCGCTAGCCCAATGTGGAGGAATGCTGGCCATCAACCTGAGTCCGGAGGGACAATACGATACTTATTTCCTGAAAATAGATAATTGTAAGTTCAAAAACATGGTAAGGCCCGGAGATACACTGATTCTTAAAATGGAACTGACGGCACCGATCAGGAGAGGGATTTGCGAAATGAAGGGAACTACCTATGTGGGGAATAAGGTTTGTTGCGAAGCCGACCTCGTAGCCCAGATTGTAAAACGTTAA
- a CDS encoding tetratricopeptide repeat protein, which produces MTKRLPQLLLFLCCYFSSFSMTSNDSLQYFLQIRDYDNAIEWLLAHEPEGYSRNHYLTLGYCYYMNNQERQALQPYQKVYDQESHELQANLYLGLINQQIREYGRALLFFRNLTILYPSNYKYWLYTASVFQSLQFSDSSFFYSEKAYIINPKASDAALRYCHALLLSQKRNEAIKVINDFLKSDSTKPEIISQKINFSDYDKKHKEVIFWGERLLRDSVKSARPLTSLAYAYLNTEQPDKCLELYKWMEKESIGNESLTYCASQAYAQRKDYVASNRLLDECLAQNIMRPAITYFRSKADNYENVKQYKKAIAQYDSSYYIFHSPFDLYYKGRVYDIFLNDKKQASVFYKKFLAEKQKPETPLEEKLFHYIGEYLQP; this is translated from the coding sequence ATGACCAAAAGACTACCACAACTTTTGCTTTTTTTATGCTGCTATTTCTCATCATTTTCTATGACCAGCAATGACAGTTTACAGTATTTCCTGCAAATAAGAGATTATGATAATGCTATTGAGTGGCTACTGGCTCATGAGCCGGAAGGTTACAGCCGTAATCATTATTTAACGCTGGGCTATTGTTACTATATGAACAACCAGGAGAGACAAGCGCTTCAGCCTTATCAAAAAGTTTACGACCAGGAGTCCCATGAACTGCAGGCCAATTTGTACCTAGGCCTTATTAACCAGCAAATAAGAGAATACGGCCGCGCACTATTATTCTTCAGAAATCTGACCATTCTCTACCCATCTAATTACAAATACTGGCTGTATACTGCTTCCGTATTTCAATCCCTGCAATTTAGTGATTCGTCATTCTTCTATTCCGAAAAGGCCTATATCATTAATCCCAAAGCTTCTGATGCAGCATTGCGTTATTGCCATGCCCTGCTATTATCCCAAAAACGAAATGAGGCAATAAAAGTTATTAATGATTTTCTCAAATCCGACTCTACTAAACCAGAAATCATCTCACAAAAAATAAACTTCAGTGACTACGATAAGAAACACAAAGAAGTTATCTTCTGGGGAGAGCGATTACTGCGGGATTCGGTAAAAAGCGCCCGCCCTTTAACCAGCCTGGCTTACGCATACCTGAATACGGAACAGCCAGATAAATGCCTGGAACTGTACAAATGGATGGAAAAAGAAAGTATCGGTAACGAATCGCTTACTTACTGTGCTTCCCAGGCCTACGCTCAAAGAAAGGATTATGTCGCCAGTAACCGTTTGCTGGACGAATGTCTCGCCCAGAATATTATGAGACCAGCCATAACTTATTTCAGGTCAAAAGCCGACAATTATGAAAACGTCAAACAATATAAAAAAGCTATCGCTCAATACGATAGCTCCTATTATATTTTTCACAGTCCCTTTGATCTGTATTATAAGGGCAGGGTCTATGATATATTTCTGAATGATAAAAAACAGGCTTCTGTCTTTTACAAAAAATTTCTTGCAGAAAAACAGAAGCCTGAAACACCTTTAGAGGAAAAACTATTTCATTATATCGGGGAATATCTCCAACCCTGA
- a CDS encoding PLD nuclease N-terminal domain-containing protein, translated as MAALGTNELVIIALLSVMFLIPLLALIDILRNQFKDSSNKIIWALIVLFFPILGGILYFLFGVKQKVSKIDF; from the coding sequence ATGGCTGCACTTGGAACTAACGAACTTGTAATCATAGCGCTCCTATCAGTGATGTTCCTGATCCCCCTTTTAGCATTGATAGATATTTTGCGTAACCAGTTTAAAGATAGCTCTAATAAGATCATCTGGGCCCTGATTGTGCTTTTCTTTCCTATTCTGGGTGGTATTCTTTACTTTCTCTTCGGGGTAAAGCAAAAAGTGTCCAAAATTGATTTTTAA
- a CDS encoding DUF4878 domain-containing protein, with product MRLMGLGIMVLLFLGSCKGGREQNEAETDLVAAKEFVQAALKGKYDRAADFMLHDSLNDERLDAVSRMELSSDEKQGLWDASINIHSRKLVNDSTSIIVYSNSFHKENQDTLKVVKKDGKWLVDFKYLFDHE from the coding sequence ATGAGATTGATGGGATTAGGTATAATGGTACTGCTATTCCTTGGAAGCTGTAAAGGAGGCCGTGAACAAAACGAAGCTGAGACTGATCTGGTTGCAGCGAAAGAATTTGTTCAGGCGGCATTAAAGGGGAAATATGACAGGGCTGCAGACTTTATGCTGCATGATTCATTGAATGATGAACGGTTGGATGCCGTGTCCCGTATGGAACTGTCTTCCGATGAAAAGCAGGGGCTTTGGGATGCGAGCATTAATATACATAGCCGTAAACTGGTTAACGATTCTACCAGTATTATTGTGTATTCCAATTCATTTCATAAAGAAAACCAGGATACCTTGAAAGTGGTCAAAAAAGATGGCAAATGGCTGGTAGATTTTAAATACCTGTTCGACCATGAATAG
- a CDS encoding UDP-N-acetylmuramate--L-alanine ligase: MNIELKNIKAPFFIGVAGAGMSAIAQYLQGTGKKVSGSDRFFNEGKAGDIKAKLENDGIQCFLQDGSGITPETDLIVASTAIEDTVAEIKKAKELGIPVIKRSELLALIAASKKTIAVGGTSGKSTTTAMLFDILTYAGLSPSIISGAGLVSLIKKGKIGNAFVGNSEWLVIEADESDGSIVQYQPKIGLLLNIEKDHKELDELMQVFETFKNNSEFFIVNQSNEHSRKLSVHLVNDFEIEGENLGAGFFATGFQQKGFKISFDIEGQHFELNVAGRHNMENAVAAVTAAVQTGVPLKIASEALAHYEGIYRRCQVLGNKSGIWVVDDFAHNPVKCAAAIKSCQPVAEKVVAWFQPHGYTPTKFLRSDFAKEISEALRPQDEIWMSEIFYAGGTTTKDISANDLINDIRALGKNAYFVEDRNQLLENVQPHLQEGNVLLLMGARDPSLEQFSKDIYERL, encoded by the coding sequence ATGAATATTGAACTAAAAAATATAAAAGCCCCCTTTTTTATCGGAGTTGCGGGCGCGGGTATGAGCGCCATTGCCCAGTATTTACAGGGTACAGGCAAAAAAGTAAGTGGGAGTGACCGCTTTTTTAACGAAGGCAAAGCCGGCGACATTAAGGCTAAGCTGGAAAATGACGGCATACAATGTTTCCTGCAGGATGGCAGTGGCATTACCCCGGAAACCGACCTTATTGTTGCGTCAACGGCTATAGAGGATACTGTTGCAGAGATCAAAAAAGCCAAAGAACTGGGTATTCCGGTTATTAAAAGATCTGAATTATTAGCGCTTATCGCTGCCAGTAAAAAAACAATTGCGGTAGGTGGTACCAGTGGCAAAAGTACAACTACGGCGATGCTGTTTGATATACTCACCTATGCCGGTCTTTCTCCTTCCATTATTAGCGGAGCCGGCCTGGTTAGCCTGATTAAAAAAGGTAAAATAGGCAATGCTTTCGTTGGTAATAGCGAGTGGCTTGTGATAGAGGCTGATGAAAGCGATGGTTCTATTGTTCAATACCAGCCAAAAATCGGGCTACTGCTTAATATAGAGAAAGATCACAAAGAGTTGGACGAACTCATGCAGGTATTTGAAACCTTTAAGAACAACAGTGAGTTTTTTATTGTTAACCAATCCAACGAACATTCGAGAAAACTATCGGTTCACCTGGTCAATGACTTTGAAATTGAAGGCGAAAACCTGGGCGCAGGCTTCTTCGCCACCGGTTTCCAGCAAAAAGGGTTTAAAATTTCTTTTGACATTGAAGGGCAGCATTTTGAGCTCAACGTTGCAGGCCGGCATAATATGGAAAATGCCGTTGCAGCTGTAACAGCAGCCGTTCAAACCGGCGTACCTTTAAAGATTGCCAGTGAAGCCCTTGCTCACTACGAGGGAATTTACCGGCGTTGCCAGGTTTTAGGAAATAAATCGGGCATATGGGTAGTAGACGATTTCGCTCACAATCCCGTGAAATGTGCTGCTGCCATTAAAAGTTGCCAGCCGGTTGCAGAGAAAGTGGTGGCCTGGTTTCAACCTCATGGCTATACACCCACTAAATTTCTCAGAAGCGATTTCGCGAAAGAGATCTCCGAAGCGTTAAGACCCCAGGATGAAATATGGATGAGTGAGATCTTCTATGCAGGAGGAACAACCACCAAAGACATTTCTGCCAATGACCTCATCAATGATATCAGGGCATTAGGTAAAAATGCTTACTTCGTTGAAGATCGTAACCAACTCCTGGAAAACGTTCAACCCCACCTGCAGGAAGGCAATGTGCTGCTGCTAATGGGCGCCAGGGATCCGTCGCTGGAACAATTTTCTAAAGATATATACGAGAGGCTTTAA
- a CDS encoding inorganic diphosphatase yields the protein MSTIQHPWHGVSYGANAPEYVNAIIEIPEGSRSKYEIDKETGLLKLDRVIYSSFHYPVNYGFIPQTLGQDMDPLDILVLCSQTIRSLCLVQAKVIGNMQMIDSGERDDKIIAVALNDPSVRQYDNIDELPQHFLLEMRNFFEQYKVLEDKKVVIDTFQDKETALPIVTEAIDYYKEKYRK from the coding sequence ATGTCAACTATACAACATCCGTGGCATGGTGTAAGTTACGGCGCAAATGCTCCCGAGTATGTGAATGCGATCATAGAAATTCCTGAAGGCTCGAGGTCGAAGTACGAAATCGATAAAGAAACAGGATTATTGAAGTTAGACAGGGTTATTTATTCTTCTTTTCATTATCCGGTTAACTACGGGTTTATTCCCCAAACTTTGGGGCAGGATATGGATCCTTTGGATATCCTGGTTTTGTGTTCTCAAACGATCCGTTCACTTTGTCTGGTGCAGGCTAAAGTAATTGGCAATATGCAGATGATTGATAGTGGCGAGCGCGACGATAAGATTATTGCTGTTGCGCTGAACGATCCATCTGTTAGACAATATGACAATATTGATGAACTCCCACAGCATTTTTTGCTGGAAATGCGCAACTTTTTTGAGCAGTACAAAGTGTTGGAAGATAAAAAAGTAGTGATAGATACCTTCCAGGATAAGGAAACAGCACTGCCCATTGTTACGGAAGCTATAGATTACTACAAAGAAAAGTACAGAAAATAG
- the gyrB gene encoding DNA topoisomerase (ATP-hydrolyzing) subunit B, giving the protein MSEEINEAVAVEKPAYGADSIQVLEGLEAVRKRPAMYIGDIGIKGLHHLVYEVVDNSIDEALAGHCKNIEVYIHEDNSISVQDDGRGIPTGINKKENKSALEIVMTVLHAGGKFDKDSYKVSGGLHGVGVSCVNALSTKMITTVHREGKVFEQEYHIGIPQYTVREIGVSDKTGTHQHFWPDQSIFTVTEYKFDILKSRLRELSYLNKGIRISLSDLREKNDNGEILSEVFYSEGGITEFVEMLDEVAGRKPLIPNVITVDGHDAGTNVAVDVALTYNDSYSEHIYSYVNNINTIEGGTHVTGFRQALTRVFKTYGDKNGLFEKAKVSIEGDDFREGLSAIISVKVPEPQFEGQTKTKLGNSEVSGVVQTTLARALEVFLEENPKDARNIINKVILAAQARAAARKARDLVQRKSVLSGGGLPGKLADCSDRDPERCELYLVEGDSAGGTAKSGRDRSFQAILPLRGKILNVEKAMEHKIYENEEIRNIYTALGVTVGTPDDPKALNLTKLRYHKLIIMTDADVDGSHIATLILTFVYRYMKELVEQGYVYLAQPPLYLIKRGRESAYAYNEEQRKALVAKLGAGKEDLVNIQRYKGLGEMNAEQLWETTMDPDRRTLKQVTIESAAEADRIFSMLMGDEVAPRREFIETNAKYAKLDI; this is encoded by the coding sequence ATGAGCGAAGAAATAAACGAAGCGGTAGCGGTTGAAAAGCCCGCTTATGGTGCCGACAGTATTCAGGTTTTAGAAGGTTTGGAAGCGGTGCGTAAACGTCCTGCGATGTATATCGGCGATATTGGTATCAAAGGTTTGCACCACCTGGTATATGAAGTGGTGGATAACTCGATAGATGAGGCCCTGGCGGGTCATTGTAAGAATATCGAGGTATATATTCACGAGGATAACTCCATCTCTGTTCAGGATGATGGCCGGGGTATTCCAACGGGGATCAACAAAAAGGAAAATAAGTCGGCGTTAGAAATCGTAATGACGGTATTACACGCCGGAGGTAAGTTTGATAAAGACAGTTATAAGGTTTCCGGGGGATTACACGGTGTAGGGGTAAGTTGTGTAAATGCACTGAGTACTAAAATGATTACTACCGTTCACCGTGAGGGTAAAGTATTTGAGCAGGAATATCATATCGGTATACCCCAATACACGGTTAGAGAAATTGGAGTATCCGATAAGACCGGTACTCATCAGCATTTCTGGCCCGACCAATCTATTTTTACGGTTACTGAGTATAAATTTGATATTCTGAAGAGCAGGTTGCGTGAGCTTTCTTATTTAAATAAAGGAATTCGCATTTCTCTTTCTGATTTACGTGAAAAGAATGATAACGGTGAAATACTTTCGGAGGTATTTTACAGCGAAGGTGGTATTACTGAGTTTGTTGAAATGTTGGATGAGGTTGCCGGGCGCAAGCCATTGATTCCTAACGTGATTACCGTTGACGGACATGATGCTGGCACTAACGTGGCGGTGGATGTAGCCCTTACTTACAACGACTCTTACAGTGAGCATATTTATTCCTACGTAAACAACATCAACACCATTGAAGGAGGCACGCACGTAACCGGATTTAGACAGGCTCTGACCAGGGTGTTTAAAACCTATGGCGATAAAAACGGCTTGTTTGAGAAAGCGAAAGTGAGTATAGAAGGCGATGATTTTCGCGAGGGGCTAAGCGCCATTATTTCGGTGAAAGTTCCAGAACCTCAGTTTGAGGGACAAACAAAAACCAAGCTGGGTAACAGCGAGGTAAGCGGCGTGGTGCAAACCACACTGGCCCGTGCTTTAGAAGTATTTTTAGAAGAGAATCCGAAAGATGCCAGAAACATCATCAATAAAGTAATACTGGCGGCGCAGGCCAGGGCGGCTGCGAGAAAAGCGCGCGACCTGGTTCAACGTAAATCGGTTTTAAGCGGCGGCGGCTTACCGGGTAAGCTGGCCGACTGTTCTGATCGTGATCCGGAGCGTTGCGAACTATACCTGGTGGAAGGGGACTCGGCGGGAGGTACAGCAAAATCGGGTCGTGACCGGTCTTTCCAGGCTATTTTGCCGCTGAGGGGTAAAATCCTCAACGTAGAGAAAGCTATGGAGCACAAGATCTACGAAAATGAGGAGATCCGCAATATTTACACGGCATTGGGTGTGACTGTTGGAACGCCGGATGATCCTAAGGCATTGAACCTTACAAAACTTCGTTATCACAAGCTGATTATCATGACGGATGCCGATGTGGATGGCAGCCATATTGCAACTTTGATATTAACTTTTGTATATCGCTACATGAAAGAGCTGGTAGAACAGGGTTATGTATATCTGGCCCAGCCACCATTGTACCTGATAAAAAGGGGAAGAGAGTCGGCTTACGCTTACAACGAAGAACAAAGAAAAGCGTTAGTTGCGAAATTAGGGGCCGGTAAAGAAGACTTGGTAAATATTCAGCGGTACAAAGGTTTGGGAGAGATGAATGCGGAGCAGCTTTGGGAAACTACCATGGATCCGGATCGTCGTACTTTAAAGCAGGTGACTATTGAAAGCGCTGCTGAGGCTGACCGTATATTTAGTATGCTGATGGGAGATGAAGTAGCACCCAGGCGTGAATTTATCGAAACCAATGCCAAATACGCTAAACTGGATATCTAA
- a CDS encoding DUF4878 domain-containing protein — translation MRNIVKTVASALVAAILLISCGSVTSNDPNAVLQEFFEHLAKKDIDGASKYVTSDSKPTMQMMKKGLDMAEKMKDSLPQSDPMKDFQDVVIEPARIMGDSAFVLVKSKTQQRPEAEFKLLKESNGWKVDFTMSTLMRMGMKSVQNQGDEIRDSINVNSEEIQKGMKMADSVLKNMDPKVLDDIQKKLDNLK, via the coding sequence ATGAGAAATATAGTAAAGACAGTAGCCTCTGCCCTGGTAGCTGCAATTTTGTTGATATCCTGTGGCAGTGTTACCAGCAATGATCCTAACGCGGTGTTGCAGGAGTTTTTCGAACACCTGGCAAAAAAAGATATCGATGGCGCCAGCAAATATGTAACCTCAGATAGTAAGCCTACCATGCAAATGATGAAGAAGGGACTGGATATGGCCGAAAAAATGAAAGATTCCCTGCCTCAGTCAGATCCCATGAAAGATTTCCAGGATGTTGTTATTGAACCGGCACGCATAATGGGCGACTCTGCATTTGTTTTGGTTAAAAGTAAAACCCAGCAAAGGCCCGAAGCTGAATTTAAGTTGCTGAAAGAAAGCAATGGCTGGAAGGTAGATTTTACAATGAGCACGCTGATGCGCATGGGCATGAAGAGTGTGCAAAACCAGGGCGATGAAATAAGAGACTCGATTAATGTGAACAGCGAAGAAATACAAAAAGGAATGAAGATGGCTGATAGCGTTTTGAAGAATATGGATCCTAAAGTGCTGGATGATATCCAGAAAAAATTAGACAATTTAAAATAG
- a CDS encoding C40 family peptidase encodes MKAVYAIVTVPAAPVRKAPNHRREMSNQLFFGEPVQITGQKDNQWLKVKSLYDGYTGWLTPHLVKGIDAATAMQESPFLASQFLTKIELANQLMQVPLGSTLPDFKKKEGVIAGIPYSCATQAINTATIKNKQAQLLENAHQWLNAPYLWGGKTILGVDCSGFAQTQYKLVGLPILRDAWEQALQGRPVPSLKKVQPADLAFFEDKGKIVHVGILLDSTTIIHAAGKVRIDPIDNKGIVNSDTGMRTHQLKCIRRFIE; translated from the coding sequence ATGAAGGCCGTATATGCAATAGTTACTGTACCTGCTGCGCCTGTACGTAAGGCGCCCAACCACAGAAGAGAGATGAGTAACCAGCTGTTTTTTGGAGAACCCGTACAAATTACGGGGCAAAAAGACAACCAATGGCTGAAAGTAAAAAGCTTATATGATGGTTATACAGGATGGTTAACGCCTCATCTTGTAAAGGGTATTGATGCTGCTACAGCCATGCAGGAGTCGCCGTTCCTGGCTTCACAGTTTTTAACAAAAATAGAGCTTGCCAATCAACTGATGCAGGTTCCGCTGGGATCAACGCTACCCGACTTCAAAAAAAAGGAAGGAGTAATAGCCGGAATTCCCTACAGCTGCGCCACTCAGGCTATCAACACGGCTACTATTAAAAACAAGCAGGCTCAATTACTCGAAAATGCACATCAATGGCTGAATGCGCCTTATTTATGGGGAGGCAAAACTATATTGGGTGTAGATTGTAGTGGTTTTGCCCAAACCCAGTACAAACTGGTAGGCCTGCCTATATTGAGGGACGCCTGGGAACAAGCCCTGCAGGGACGGCCGGTACCATCACTAAAAAAAGTCCAACCTGCCGATCTTGCTTTTTTTGAAGACAAAGGAAAAATTGTTCATGTTGGAATTTTACTGGATAGTACCACCATTATACATGCAGCCGGAAAAGTACGTATAGACCCAATAGATAACAAGGGTATTGTCAATAGCGACACGGGGATGCGAACGCATCAGCTAAAGTGCATAAGGCGATTTATTGAATAA
- a CDS encoding RNA polymerase sigma factor: MGKDKYQDISDKELLQRFWQTQNNEWLGILLQRYTLLLLGVCMKYLKEENDARDCVQQIFLKVIQEAGKYKIDYFKSWLYMVAKNQCLTILRDKKGKISVELDDTNSHIVEEVESTADGGMLLVSDEVLREALQELNEEQYKCVTLFYLQKKSYQEISESTGYPMLKVKSHIQNGKRNLKISIQKKMKAADSTHAR, translated from the coding sequence GTGGGGAAAGACAAATACCAGGATATTAGCGATAAGGAGCTGTTGCAGCGTTTCTGGCAAACTCAAAACAATGAGTGGCTGGGTATTCTATTGCAACGTTACACCTTGTTGTTGTTGGGTGTTTGTATGAAGTATTTAAAAGAGGAAAATGACGCCCGTGATTGCGTGCAGCAGATCTTTTTAAAAGTAATTCAGGAAGCAGGAAAATATAAGATTGATTACTTTAAAAGCTGGTTGTACATGGTGGCCAAAAACCAATGTCTCACCATATTGCGGGATAAGAAGGGGAAAATTTCCGTTGAGCTGGATGATACGAACAGCCATATAGTGGAGGAAGTAGAGAGTACAGCGGACGGGGGAATGTTGTTGGTAAGTGACGAGGTGCTTCGGGAGGCCTTACAGGAACTCAACGAAGAGCAATACAAATGTGTAACTTTGTTTTACCTGCAGAAAAAAAGTTACCAGGAGATAAGCGAAAGCACGGGTTATCCCATGTTAAAGGTTAAAAGCCATATTCAGAACGGAAAGAGGAATCTCAAGATCAGTATTCAGAAAAAAATGAAAGCAGCGGATTCAACCCATGCAAGATGA